The following are from one region of the Nicotiana tomentosiformis chromosome 7, ASM39032v3, whole genome shotgun sequence genome:
- the LOC104091097 gene encoding phytochrome C — protein sequence MSSKSTTSKTNCSRSSSARSRHGARVVAQTPIDAKLHVEFEESEQQFDYSNSVNLSNSTSNVPSSTVSAYLQEMQRGSLIQPFGCMIAIDEQNFTVIAYSENAPEMLDLIPHAVPSIEQQEALTFGTDVRTLFRSSGASALEKAASFGELSLLNPILVHCRNLGKPFYAILHRIDVGLVIDLEAVNPNDVPVTAAGALKSYKLAAKAIGKLQSLPSGDISLLCDVLVREVSHLTGYDRVMVYKFHEDEHGEVIAECRKPELEPYLGLHYPATDIPQASRFLFMKNKVRMICDCLAPPIRVIQDPRLAQPLSLGGSALRAPHGCHAQYMANMGSIASIVMSVMISEEDDELDSDKQMARKLWGLVVCHHTCPRFLPFPLRYACEFLVQVFSVQINKEVEVAAQLREKHILRTQTVLCDMLLRDAPLGIVNQSPNVMDLVRCDGAALYYRNKLWLLGVTPTESQIRDIAEWLNESHGSSTGLSTDSLMEAGYPSAAVLGDAVCGMAAVKITSKDFLFWFRSHTAKEIKWGGEKHDPGDKGDGRKMHPRSSFKAFLEVVKRRSLPWEDVEMDAIHSLQLILRGSLQDEVADCSKMIVNVPAVDTSIERVDELRIVTNEMVRLIETASVPILAVDASGRVNGWNSKVSDLTGLLIEKAIGVPLVDLVIDDTTSAIKGVLFLALQGKEEKNVEIKLKTFGPQENVGPITLVANACCSRDVKQNIVGVCFIGQDVTGLKLIEDKYSRIQGDYVGIVRNPSPLIPPIFVMDEHGRCVEWNDAMHKLTGLKRDEVIDQMLLGEVFTVNNLGCRVKDENTLTKLRILLNRVIAGWEGEKLVFGLFDKQGKYIEALISANKRIDGDGKVTGVLCFLHIPSPELQYAMHVQKMSEQAAESSLNKLAYVRLELKNPLNGIKCIQNLFKSSDLSNDQSHLLKTSTMCQEQLAKIIDDTDIDSIEECYMEMNSCEFNLGEVVTVVINQVMILSQERKVQVTCDSPVELSNMYLIGDSLRLQQVLSDFLTTVILFTVPFEDSSVVLRVIPRKERIGTKMHVMHLEFRITHPAPGVPEELIQQMFYYSQSISREGLGLYISQKLVKIMNGTVQYLREAERSSFIIFVEFPLTDQSNH from the exons ATGTCTTCTAAATCTACAACAAGCAAGACTAATTGCTCTAGGAGCAGTTCAGCTAGGTCTAGACATGGTGCTCGTGTTGTTGCTCAAACCCCAATTGATGCAAAGCTCCACGTGGAGTTTGAAGAGTCTGAGCAGCAATTTGATTACTCTAATTCAGTTAACTTATCAAATTCCACTAgcaatgttccatcttcaactGTATCTgcttatctccaggaaatgcaaaGGGGAAGTCTAATTCAGCCATTTGGTTGTATGATTGCTATTGATGAGCAAAACTTCACTGTCATTGCGTATAGCGAAAATGCACCAGAAATGTTGGACTTGATACCTCATGCCGTTCCGAGCATCGAACAGCAAGAGGCTTTGACCTTTGGAACTGATGTCAGGACACTTTTTCGATCTTCAGGTGCTTCCGCGCTTGAAAAAGCAGCTAGCTTTGGAGAACTTAGTTTGCTTAATCCTATTTTGGTTCATTGTAGAAACTTGGGTAAGCCTTTCTATGCGATTTTACACCGCATTGATGTTGGGTTAGTAATAGATTTGGAGGCTGTGAATCCAAATGATGTCCCTGTAACCGCAGCTGGAGCATTAAAATCTTATAAGCTAGCTGCTAAAGCTATTGGAAAATTACAATCTCTGCCGAGTGGAGATATATCGTTGTTATGTGATGTATTAGTTAGAGAAGTGAGTCATTTGACAGGCTATGATCGTGTTATGGTTTATAAATTCCATGAGGATGAACATGGGGAAGTTATTGCAGAATGTCGTAAGCCTGAATTAGAACCTTACCTTGGCTTGCATTACCCTGCTACAGATATACCACAAGCTTCGAGATTTCTCTTCATGAAGAATAAGGTTAGGATGATATGCGATTGCTTAGCTCCACCAATTAGGGTGATCCAAGACCCGAGACTGGCTCAGCCGCTGAGCCTTGGTGGATCCGCATTAAGAGCTCCTCACGGCTGTCATGCACAATACATGGCCAATATGGGTTCTATTGCATCTATAGTGATGTCTGTGATGATTAGCGAGGAAGATGACGAGTTGGATAGTGACAAGCAAATGGCAAGAAAACTGTGGGGTTTGGTAGTTTGCCATCACACTTGCCCTAGATTTCTTCCTTTTCCTTTGAGGTACGCGTGTGAGTTCTTGGTTCAAGTTTTCAGTGTTCAGATCAATAAGGAAGTGGAAGTGGCAGCTCAACTTAGGGAAAAGCATATATTGCGAACTCAGACTGTTCTTTGTGACATGCTTCTAAGAGATGCTCCATTGGGAATCGTTAACCAGTCTCCTAATGTTATGGACCTTGTAAGGTGTGACGGGGCTGCACTTTACTATAGGAACAAACTCTGGTTGCTTGGTGTTACGCCAACGGAGTCCCAAATCAGAGATATAGCTGAATGGCTTAATGAATCTCATGGTAGTAGTACAGGTTTAAGCACCGATAGTCTCATGGAAGCTGGCTACCCAAGTGCTGCTGTGCTCGGTGATGCGGTATGTGGAATGGCTGCTGTAAAAATAACTTCAAAAGATTTTCTCTTCTGGTTCCGCTCCCACACAGCTAAAGAGATCAAGTGGGGTGGTGAAAAACATGATCCTGGAGACAAGGGTGATGGAAGAAAGATGCACCCAAGGTCATCATTTAAAGCCTTTTTGGAGGTTGTTAAGCGGCGGAGCCTACCTTGGGAGGATGTGGAAATGGATGCAATCCATTCCCTGCAGCTGATATTGCGAGGGTCTTTGCAAGATGAGGTTGCTGATTGTTCTAAAATGATTGTGAATGTCCCTGCTGTAGATACCAGTATAGAGAGAGTGGATGAACTTCGTATTGTCACAAACGAAATGGTTCGACTCATTGAGACAGCATCAGTACCCATTTTGGCTGTTGATGCTTCAGGCCGTGTTAATGGATGGAACTCTAAAGTTTCTGACTTAACGGGATTGCTTATAGAGAAAGCAATAGGTGTACCCTTGGTTGATTTGGTTATTGATGATACAACAAGCGCAATTAAGGGTGTGCTCTTCCTGGCTTTGCAAG GCAAGGAGGAGAAAAATGTAGAAATCAAACTCAAGACATTTGGTCCCCAAGAAAATGTCGGACCAATTACGTTAGTGGCTAATGCCTGCTGTAGTCGAGATGTAAAACAAAATATTGTTGGAGTTTGCTTTATTGGGCAAGATGTTACTGGGCTAAAACTCATTGAGGACAAATATAGCCGCATTCAAGGTGATTATGTTGGAATTGTCCGCAATCCCTCTCCTCTGATTCCTCCAATTTTTGTGATGGATGAACATGGAAGATGCGTGGAATGGAATGATGCTATGCACAAATTGACTGGGTTGAAGAGGGACGAggtcattgatcaaatgcttcTTGGTGAGGTTTTCACAGTCAATAATTTAGGTTGCAGGGTGAAAGATGAAAACACACTAACAAAGCTCAGGATATTATTGAATAGAGTAATTGCTGGCTGGGAAGGTGAGAAATTGGTTTTTGGGTTATTTGATAAACAGGGTAAGTATATTGAAGCCTTAATTTCTGCAAATAAAAGGATTGATGGTGATGGTAAGGTAACTGGGGTCTTGTGCTTTCTGCATATTCCTAGTCCAGAACTTCAATATGCAATGCATGTGCAAAAGATGTCAGAACAAGCTGCTGAAAGTAGTCTAAATAAGTTGGCTTATGTTCGTCTTGAACTAAAAAACCCTTTAAATGGGATCAAGTGCATTCAGAATCTGTTTAAATCTTCTGATTTAAGCAATGATCAAAGTCATTTGCTGAAGACAAGTACAATGTGTCAAGAACAACTAGCCAAGATCATTGATGACACCGATATTGATAGCATTGAGGAATG CTATATGGAAATGAACTCTTGTGAGTTCAATCTTGGCGAAGTTGTTACAGTGGTCATCAATCAAGTTATGATTCTAAGTCAGGAGCGCAAGGTTCAGGTCACATGCGATTCACCTGTCGAACTATCAAACATGTACCTGATTGGTGACAGTTTGAGGCTTCAACAAGTCCTTTCTGACTTTTTGACCACAGTTATCCTCTTTACTGTTCCTTTTGAAGATTCCTCTGTGGTGCTCAGAGTAATTCCAAGAAAGGAACGTATAGGGACCAAGATGCATGTCATGCATCTTGAATTCCG AATCACTCATCCAGCCCCAGGCGTACCTGAAGAGCTAATTCAACAGATGTTCTACTACAGTCAGAGTATATCAAGGGAAGGTCTTGGCCTATACATCAGCCAGAAACTTGTTAAAATCATGAATGGAACCGTCCAGTATCTTCGGGAGGCGGAGAGATCCTCATTCATTATCTTCGTTGAATTTCCACTGACAGACCAGAGCAACCACTAG